One window from the genome of candidate division WOR-3 bacterium encodes:
- the mazG gene encoding nucleoside triphosphate pyrophosphohydrolase has product MDKFLDLVRILRKKCPWDREQTLESLIPQLIEETYELNSEVSKKDIEKIIEEYGDILLTVLMMGVILEEKGISLKKILKRVSKKMIERHPHVFGNEKATSSEEVLEKWEKIKAKAWKIGRGLPALLRSAKIQKRASRKGFDWENIQGVFEKIEEELTELKNSKDKEEKIEELGDILFAVAHLGNFLNINPEIALQRANDKFEKRFYKLEKLLKNRKIKELSQEDLETIWEKVKNNSD; this is encoded by the coding sequence ATGGATAAATTTTTAGATTTAGTAAGAATTTTAAGAAAAAAATGCCCTTGGGATAGAGAACAGACTTTAGAAAGTTTAATCCCTCAACTCATAGAAGAAACCTACGAACTTAACTCTGAAGTATCTAAAAAAGACATAGAAAAAATTATTGAAGAATATGGAGATATCCTTCTGACAGTCCTTATGATGGGTGTTATTTTGGAAGAAAAAGGGATCAGCCTTAAAAAAATCTTAAAAAGAGTTTCTAAGAAAATGATTGAACGGCATCCCCATGTTTTTGGAAATGAAAAAGCAACTTCTTCAGAGGAAGTCCTTGAAAAATGGGAAAAAATAAAAGCAAAAGCTTGGAAAATTGGGAGAGGATTACCAGCTCTTCTTCGTTCAGCTAAAATTCAGAAAAGAGCTTCAAGAAAAGGGTTTGACTGGGAAAATATTCAAGGTGTGTTTGAAAAAATAGAAGAAGAACTAACAGAACTTAAAAACTCAAAAGACAAAGAAGAAAAAATAGAAGAATTGGGTGACATACTTTTCGCAGTCGCACATCTTGGAAATTTTCTAAATATTAACCCAGAAATCGCCTTACAAAGAGCGAATGATAAATTTGAAAAACGCTTTTACAAACTTGAGAAATTATTAAAAAATAGGAAAATAAAAGAGCTTTCCCAAGAAGACCTCGAAACAATCTGGGAAAAAGTTAAAAATAACAGTGATTAA